The Cryptomeria japonica chromosome 9, Sugi_1.0, whole genome shotgun sequence DNA segment TGGAGGGGCCAGTTAAAATGCCATCAACATTTGagaatcaagaagaagaaaaagaacttaCATTTCTTATGTTGAGATAAGCAGTGCAACCAGTTTCTGGCAATATATGGAAAGCCCTAAAAATATTAGCGCTTCCACCTTTAAACAATTTAACAGACTGCTTTTGTACTCTTAAATATAAGTAAAGCCCCCAAGCTTTTGCTGCTCCATAGGATGCAATTGCTATTTTGTTGGGTCGTATAGAACTATGAGATGCCAACAATTTAATCTTATAATCCACAAACTGAATCTGAACACTAAAACACACTTACCTGACTGCTAAAACTCACAAAACATGCATCAATGTATGGGCCTTTGGAGATCAGACAGTGGTCATAAGTAAGGCCTCAAACAAAGAGATAATTACTGAAAACAGCAGAAGTTCTAGAAAACACAAAACCCTTACAGAGCATTACGATCAAACCCACATGAGGCTTGTTTCTAATCTGGAATGGAACCCCTAGGAGTGTACAAAGGTGAGTACAATTTGGGTCTTATTTCCTCCAGTTGTCTGATCACCTCTTTGATATCTGGCCTAGCAGTAGGGGAAGGTGCACAGCAGCCCATTGCAAGTCGAAGAGCCTGAATCAACCCATCATCAGCCGGGCTCCTCAACCCCTTCAAAATTTCAGCATCGAAAATCTGTGTTGTTCTCTCCTCAAGCACTGCATCTTTTACAATGCTGGGCAAGTCAACAATTTCATTTGTGACAGAGGCATTGGTACCTGGCCTCTTACCcatcaatatttccaaaagtaGAATGCCAAAGCTGTAGATATCAGTCTTGGTGTTAGCCCTCTTCATCTTCTGAAGTTCAGGAGCCTTGTAGCCTTCTAGGCTTGAAGCTTCCATCATCTCAGCTGCGGCAGAGGGACTCATAAGCCTGTCCAATCCATAATCTGTGAGATGGGATACATAGTATTCGTCAACCAAAACATTCTTTGATTTGAGATTTCCATGAATTATGGGTGTTTCAAGTCCTGAATGAAGATGGGCCAACCCTCTAGCTGCTCCAAGGGCAATCTTGTGTCTTCTAGCCCAGTTCAAAGTCTGCCTGCCTGCACTGTGAAGAAGATCAGCCAGGCTTCCTTTGGGTATGTAATCATAAGCCAACAACTTCTCCCCTCTCTGACCTTCATAGTACGCCCTTAGAGGAACAAGGTTTTCATGCCTGAGTCGTCCAAAATCATTTATAGCCGGCAAGAATGATTCCAAGTCCTTGGCTGTGCCTTCTCTAAGCAATCTAAGCACAATTGTTCCTCCCTGAGCTAGCTTTGCTTTATACAGAGTGCCATAACTTGTCTTGCTCAACACTTGCCCAGTTGCATTGAGAACATCATCAACTGTCAGATGCTCCCCACCTTCAAACAACACCAATCTGCCCTCTCCACTCTCTTCTTCCTCAAATTCATTAATAAATTCTCCTTTTATCTTCCTATCCTTAGAGGTACCCAATGCAATCAAAACAGATACTGCAACAACCATGAAAGCCATCAGACCAATAACAATACCGGCCACAGCCCCAGGGCTTAATCTAGAATGATTCCCACCGCCCTGATTTGAAGTCTGGATTACTGAACAGGCTTGCAGAGGACTCCCACACAGAGAAGGACTGTTACCCACAAAATCATTCTGGCTAAAATTCTGAGAAAAACTGGGTATAGTACCAGTGAGATTATTATATGCCAAATTCAGCGTAGTGAGGCTCATATTAGCAAGGGCCGCTGGGATTGTTCCAGATAAAGAATTGTTGCTGAGGTCCAGGTAACGGAGGCCACTGAATTGagaaaggaaagtgggtacagagCCTTCAAGATGGTTAATGCTTAAGTCAATCTTTTGCAAAGTTGGGCATGTCTCATTTAGCAAGGCTGGATCTGGAATTGAACCACCAAGATCATTATGATCAAGGTCAAGCTCAACCAGCTGGTTACATAGGTTCCATATTGAAGGCGGAATAGTACCATTGAGCTGATTCTGCCTCAATGACAGGACAGCAAGGTTCTGACTGTTGCCAAGTTCCAACGGTATTGGGCCTTTAAGCATGTTAACATTCAAATAAAGCTCCTGCAAACTAGACAACTTGGCCAGTTCTCTGGGTATTGTTCCTGTTAGCCCAGCTGCAGGAAGTTTGATACTGTAGACAAAAATAGAAGGATCTCTATAAAGGGTGAGATTTGATCTTACCAGTGATGTATTGCACTGCAATAATGTATTACCTTGCTTTGCCCATTGGATGCCCCTCCATTGGCAGATTGGACTGGATGCATTCCATGTTGAAAGCAGAAAGTTATCATCATCCCCCAGAGTGCCCTTCAAACTCAGTAACAGAATTCCATCACTTGTAACCTGAGCAAATGTTAGCAGAAAACAAGGCATCCAAGACAAGATGGAGCAGACCAGAAAAAGTTTAAAGGCCATGGAGGGCTCTGAAACTCTCAGACTCAGACAAAATGGGGTAAAATATATGTGCTTTACAGTATTTCAGAAGACTGTATCTATCAGAAGAAGTGTATTTTTTATCCTTCTACAAAGGACTGTACTGAAAACACAGTACAACATGGCCTCTCTTCCCATCTGATTGCTTTGCAATACAATGATTTAAAGGTGAAATTTTGCATGGTATTTAAAATCATTGTTCTGTGCTATATTAGTTGTGTATAtgtttattttatgtatatatgcCCCAGTTGACGGCTTGAATATGAACATACACATTCCTTGGTGGCGGGCGGGTGTTAAACACATGACCTTGGACCCGAAGCAATTTCTTTGTATTACATAAGGAAAATGGCAtctacatttataaaatataattcgAAGTTCATTAAATTTTCTAGTTGGTTGGTGGATAACTGTGAAAAAGTCTAGAAGTTTGAACTTTTATAGAGACCCCATCCCTTGGTAGCAACATCTAGATTTAATTTCCCAATACATTTATGTCTTATTTgatgaatttgaattttttatggggTTAAGGGCTTTGAACTATATTCACCTTGATTactatttttttcaaaaacataTGGCTGACTTCTTTTGAATGAAGATATGGAACTTGTTTGTTGTAGAACATAGACAAAACAATGATTTTAAGCAAGGGTTTTGGTAGGTTTAATGGTCTAATTTGATACTATTAGTGGTTTCATAAGTAAAAGTTTTGTTTTATATTAAGATTCTTTTAGAAAATGAGTTCTTATGAGGTAGTTGGTATggttttttataataatttttaaaatagattGTTTAAGGTTAATTAGTGAAAATGTTTTAAATGAGGGACAAAAGATTTGGatataaaacaaaatatcaaattggaTGAATAAATCTTTAAATGCATGTCCAAATTaacaaatagataaaaatatttGTTATGGATAAATTTTACAAGTCTAATATAGAGAAAGGCATTAAGGAGAAATATGAAATATTATCTTGATGAATTGAACTCCATGTGCAATCATCACCAAAAAGCCTATAGAGGGACAAATATCATATGAAGAGAAAATATATTCATAGTATGAGTGATGACTAACTTGTGTGATCTTTGATGTGAAATAGGTAGATAGAATAAGTTAAAAGAAGAATAGAGGGAGAGGATATGTGTTTTGAACTACTAAGGTCGTTGAGTCAAACAAACACTCTATGGTAGAGTGTGAGGCTCATAGCAATATTTAGGTCAAATAAGCAAATATTTTAGTAGCAATTTCTATACATGGTTTATCCAAAGTGGAGAAGGTTGAGAAAACAAGGGAGCTTATTATcgaaataaataacaaaatatcaaTAGTCCAAAAAGATAAAATGACTAGGTCAATAATTTCGTAGGTTGTCTTTGGGCTCATGAGCCTATTAAACCTTCTATTCTATTCTAACCATGCTAATATCTATTTAGTTTTTATACACATTTTGATGGAGTGACTTCTA contains these protein-coding regions:
- the LOC131062797 gene encoding putative kinase-like protein TMKL1; amino-acid sequence: MAFKLFLVCSILSWMPCFLLTFAQVTSDGILLLSLKGTLGDDDNFLLSTWNASSPICQWRGIQWAKQGNTLLQCNTSLVRSNLTLYRDPSIFVYSIKLPAAGLTGTIPRELAKLSSLQELYLNVNMLKGPIPLELGNSQNLAVLSLRQNQLNGTIPPSIWNLCNQLVELDLDHNDLGGSIPDPALLNETCPTLQKIDLSINHLEGSVPTFLSQFSGLRYLDLSNNSLSGTIPAALANMSLTTLNLAYNNLTGTIPSFSQNFSQNDFVGNSPSLCGSPLQACSVIQTSNQGGGNHSRLSPGAVAGIVIGLMAFMVVAVSVLIALGTSKDRKIKGEFINEFEEEESGEGRLVLFEGGEHLTVDDVLNATGQVLSKTSYGTLYKAKLAQGGTIVLRLLREGTAKDLESFLPAINDFGRLRHENLVPLRAYYEGQRGEKLLAYDYIPKGSLADLLHSAGRQTLNWARRHKIALGAARGLAHLHSGLETPIIHGNLKSKNVLVDEYYVSHLTDYGLDRLMSPSAAAEMMEASSLEGYKAPELQKMKRANTKTDIYSFGILLLEILMGKRPGTNASVTNEIVDLPSIVKDAVLEERTTQIFDAEILKGLRSPADDGLIQALRLAMGCCAPSPTARPDIKEVIRQLEEIRPKLYSPLYTPRGSIPD